In Saccharothrix syringae, the following are encoded in one genomic region:
- a CDS encoding glutamate ABC transporter substrate-binding protein has product MPFRRLLPASALAVALLLTAACGGAAEDTLKGKADDGSLTVGIRFDQPGMAQRRLDGKFVGFDVDVAKYVAAQLGVEESGITWKEARSADRERLIAEGQVDFVVATYSITDKRKEQVSFAGPYFQTGQGILARFSDTDITGPETLNGRRLCSVSGSTSAQRVKDEFAQGVHLVEYGQYSDCVIALLAGNVDAVTTDEVILAGYVAENPELLKLVGEPFTTERYGIGLAKDDAEGRAAVNAAIRKMVDTGEWRAALERNIGQSELELPEPPEVTEE; this is encoded by the coding sequence ATGCCTTTCCGACGACTGCTGCCCGCGTCCGCGCTGGCGGTGGCCCTGCTCCTCACCGCCGCCTGCGGGGGTGCGGCCGAGGACACCCTGAAGGGCAAGGCCGACGACGGCTCGCTCACCGTCGGCATCCGGTTCGACCAGCCGGGGATGGCCCAGCGCCGGCTCGACGGCAAGTTCGTCGGCTTCGACGTCGACGTCGCCAAGTACGTCGCCGCCCAGCTCGGCGTCGAGGAGTCCGGCATCACCTGGAAGGAGGCCCGCTCCGCCGACCGGGAGCGGCTGATCGCCGAGGGCCAGGTCGACTTCGTCGTCGCCACCTACTCGATCACCGACAAGCGCAAGGAGCAGGTCTCCTTCGCCGGCCCGTACTTCCAGACGGGGCAGGGCATCCTGGCCCGCTTCAGCGACACCGACATCACCGGCCCGGAGACCCTCAACGGCCGGCGGCTGTGCTCGGTCAGCGGCTCGACCTCCGCGCAGCGGGTCAAGGACGAGTTCGCGCAGGGCGTGCACCTGGTCGAGTACGGCCAGTACTCCGACTGCGTCATCGCGCTGCTGGCGGGCAACGTGGACGCGGTCACCACCGACGAGGTGATCCTCGCGGGCTACGTCGCCGAGAACCCCGAGCTGCTCAAGCTCGTCGGCGAGCCGTTCACCACCGAGCGGTACGGCATCGGCCTGGCCAAGGACGACGCCGAGGGCCGGGCGGCGGTCAACGCCGCCATCCGGAAGATGGTCGACACCGGCGAGTGGCGCGCCGCGCTGGAGCGCAACATCGGCCAGTCTGAGCTGGAGCTGCCCGAGCCGCCCGAGGTGACCGAGGAGTAG
- a CDS encoding cold-shock protein, protein MALGTVKWFNSEKGFGFIAQENGGPDVFVHYSEIQGQGFRTLEENQRVEFEIGQGTKGPQAQNVRKL, encoded by the coding sequence ATGGCACTGGGCACTGTCAAGTGGTTCAACTCCGAGAAGGGCTTCGGCTTCATCGCCCAGGAGAACGGCGGTCCGGACGTCTTCGTCCACTACTCGGAGATCCAGGGCCAGGGCTTCCGGACCCTGGAGGAGAACCAGCGGGTCGAGTTCGAGATCGGCCAGGGCACGAAGGGTCCGCAGGCCCAGAACGTGCGCAAGCTCTGA